A DNA window from Paenibacillus andongensis contains the following coding sequences:
- the infC gene encoding translation initiation factor IF-3: MIKNEKIKASEVHVTGLHGEDLGVMPTKEALLLAKQLKVDLICTSLMSSPPPCKLIGAGQAKQEALQEKQQARKREQAPKVKELRLTPHIEDHDLETKRQQAERILQGGDAVLLVVKISGKEGAKAKELLETLTKDLSSHGRKHTGIQLSGKQAVVQMDPL; encoded by the coding sequence ATGATTAAGAATGAGAAAATCAAAGCATCCGAGGTTCATGTAACAGGACTACATGGTGAAGATCTGGGCGTAATGCCCACGAAGGAAGCACTGCTGCTAGCGAAGCAGCTGAAAGTGGATTTAATCTGCACCTCGCTCATGAGCAGTCCACCTCCCTGTAAGCTCATTGGCGCTGGGCAAGCGAAACAAGAAGCCCTGCAGGAAAAGCAGCAGGCCCGTAAACGAGAGCAAGCCCCTAAGGTTAAGGAGCTCCGCTTAACACCTCACATCGAAGATCATGACCTAGAGACGAAGAGGCAGCAGGCGGAGCGCATTCTGCAAGGCGGTGACGCTGTGCTGCTGGTCGTGAAGATTTCAGGCAAAGAAGGCGCGAAGGCGAAAGAATTGCTGGAGACGCTGACCAAAGATTTGAGCTCGCATGGACGTAAGCATACAGGCATACAGCTTAGCGGTAAGCAAGCGGTAGTGCAAATGGATCCCTTATAA